The following are encoded in a window of Acidobacteriota bacterium genomic DNA:
- a CDS encoding NAD-dependent protein deacylase, whose product MSAIDHAMKLINQSRRIVAFSGAGISTEAGIPDFRSEGGLWENAALMELMSASGFRWNPAGFYRASMQLMPNLHRAQPTSVHMLLAELESQGRLSAIITQNIDGLHQAAGSQVVHEIHGSFRTGHCIGCQREFEMTEFYERLSRGEIELPLCDVCRSPIKPDVILFGDLLPVGAWNRSVAAVEQCDLLLVLGSSLVVYPAAELPRMAQAGGAKLIIVNREATEYDALADVIVHAELGDFSQEVFAKLKKSGC is encoded by the coding sequence ATGAGCGCAATTGATCACGCGATGAAATTGATCAATCAATCCCGTCGGATCGTCGCGTTTTCCGGCGCAGGCATCAGCACCGAAGCGGGTATACCGGATTTCCGCAGCGAAGGCGGATTGTGGGAAAACGCCGCCTTGATGGAACTGATGTCCGCTTCGGGCTTTCGCTGGAACCCGGCGGGGTTTTATCGAGCTTCAATGCAGTTGATGCCGAATCTGCATCGTGCGCAGCCGACTTCGGTACACATGCTGTTGGCAGAACTGGAATCACAAGGACGCCTGTCGGCCATCATTACGCAGAACATTGACGGATTGCATCAGGCCGCCGGTTCACAAGTCGTTCATGAAATTCATGGTTCATTTCGCACCGGGCATTGCATCGGATGCCAACGGGAATTCGAGATGACCGAATTTTATGAACGGTTGTCGCGCGGAGAAATTGAGTTGCCGTTGTGTGATGTGTGCCGATCCCCCATCAAACCGGATGTGATTTTGTTTGGCGATCTGTTGCCGGTCGGAGCCTGGAACCGTTCGGTTGCGGCGGTGGAGCAATGCGATCTGTTATTGGTTCTGGGATCGTCGCTGGTTGTGTATCCGGCGGCGGAGTTGCCTCGGATGGCACAGGCTGGCGGCGCGAAGCTGATTATCGTCAACCGCGAAGCAACGGAATACGATGCGCTGGCCGATGTTATTGTCCACGCGGAGTTAGGCGATTTTTCGCAAGAAGTTTTCGCAAAACTGAAAAAGAGCGGCTGTTAG
- a CDS encoding Gfo/Idh/MocA family oxidoreductase codes for MKEKTSRRDFVKTGVAAAGTAAVFHRNVHARILGANDRINLGFIGIGGRGNSLLREFSMAAKTTPAQMVAVCDTYRKRLTNAQNNVEKLMQAKPEHATLDYREVIARKDIDAVVIATPDHWHAPIAIAAMQSGKDVYCEKPMTHSVEEAKKFYEVSKATNRVVQIGSQTTSSDQWWKARKAIEDGMIGQLLMSQGSYHRNSVEGEWNYTIDPNAGPNGKGDDYIDWKMWLGSAPQRPFSAERFFRFRKYWDYSGGIATDLFYHVVAPLNLCWGEAQFPYKVMASGGTYVFKDGREVPDTFHLLAEFPKGHSLVLSSSMANSTHIPGLIRGHEGTIMMVPEGQFEGHVDHITVTPERIAKKKFVEKWGSEEVKLMTEKRETHYENFLRCVRTREKTVLDPLTAYKAMTTIAMSVQSYREGRVLYFNETSQKVTDKPTEGMQAKN; via the coding sequence ATGAAAGAAAAGACTTCACGGAGAGATTTTGTCAAAACCGGCGTAGCTGCTGCTGGGACTGCGGCGGTGTTTCACCGCAACGTTCACGCCAGGATTCTGGGCGCGAACGACCGCATCAATCTTGGGTTTATTGGCATCGGCGGACGCGGCAATTCCCTGTTGCGGGAATTTTCGATGGCGGCGAAAACCACTCCCGCGCAGATGGTGGCCGTCTGCGATACGTACCGCAAACGCCTGACGAACGCGCAAAACAATGTCGAAAAGTTGATGCAGGCCAAGCCGGAACACGCCACCCTGGATTATCGCGAAGTCATTGCCCGTAAAGACATTGACGCCGTGGTCATCGCCACGCCGGATCACTGGCACGCGCCGATTGCCATTGCCGCAATGCAATCGGGCAAAGACGTGTATTGCGAAAAACCGATGACGCACAGCGTCGAAGAAGCCAAAAAGTTTTATGAAGTGTCCAAGGCGACGAACCGCGTCGTTCAAATCGGTTCGCAAACCACTTCCAGCGATCAGTGGTGGAAAGCCCGCAAGGCGATTGAAGATGGAATGATTGGCCAGTTGTTGATGAGCCAGGGTTCGTATCACCGCAACTCCGTCGAAGGTGAATGGAATTACACGATTGATCCGAACGCCGGCCCGAACGGCAAAGGCGACGATTACATTGACTGGAAAATGTGGTTGGGCAGCGCACCGCAGCGCCCGTTCAGCGCCGAACGCTTTTTCCGTTTCCGCAAGTATTGGGATTATTCCGGCGGCATTGCCACGGATTTGTTTTATCACGTCGTGGCTCCACTGAATTTGTGCTGGGGCGAAGCGCAGTTCCCGTACAAAGTTATGGCTTCGGGCGGAACCTATGTTTTCAAAGATGGCCGCGAAGTGCCGGATACCTTCCACCTGCTGGCCGAATTTCCGAAAGGACATTCGCTGGTGCTGAGCTCTTCCATGGCGAATTCCACGCACATTCCGGGACTGATTCGCGGTCACGAAGGAACGATTATGATGGTTCCCGAAGGCCAGTTTGAAGGCCACGTGGATCACATCACCGTCACGCCGGAACGCATTGCCAAGAAGAAATTCGTCGAAAAATGGGGCAGTGAAGAAGTCAAACTGATGACCGAAAAACGCGAAACGCATTACGAAAACTTCCTGCGTTGCGTCCGGACGCGCGAAAAGACCGTGCTGGATCCGCTGACCGCGTACAAGGCCATGACGACCATCGCCATGTCGGTTCAATCCTATCGCGAAGGCCGCGTGTTGTATTTCAATGAAACTTCGCAGAAGGTCACCGATAAACCGACCGAAGGAATGCAGGCCAAGAATTAA
- a CDS encoding TIGR00266 family protein codes for MNCPKCGTQLPNDAKFCSVCGSSIATAQAGGYAQTPAGGIRIDSDGRGSGRGYSFDIQYTGAFALAIIQLQAEQSIQAEAGAMVSMSGNIELQSQMKGGLMGAFKRMVGGESAFVSTFTARGGPGEVTFAPGSPGDIAAIEMNNQLFNVQSSSYLAGDVGLQVNTNWGGGKTFFSGEGLFVLQVQGSGLLLVSSFGAIHRKRLNYGERYVVDTGHLVAWEAQMPYELRRAAQAGWLRSLVSGEGIVAEFTGPGEILIQTRNLAAFAGLLKPFFPSQSGSGGGVNLGNLFGE; via the coding sequence ATGAATTGTCCGAAATGTGGAACTCAATTGCCGAACGACGCAAAGTTTTGCAGCGTCTGCGGATCGAGCATCGCAACAGCGCAAGCAGGCGGTTACGCGCAAACGCCTGCGGGAGGAATCCGAATAGATTCCGATGGCAGAGGCAGCGGACGCGGCTACAGCTTTGACATCCAATACACCGGCGCATTCGCACTGGCGATCATACAACTGCAAGCCGAGCAATCTATCCAGGCCGAAGCCGGAGCGATGGTTTCCATGTCCGGCAACATTGAACTGCAATCGCAAATGAAGGGCGGGTTAATGGGCGCTTTTAAGCGAATGGTCGGCGGCGAATCGGCTTTCGTTTCCACCTTCACCGCTCGCGGAGGTCCCGGCGAAGTCACCTTCGCTCCGGGTTCGCCCGGCGACATTGCCGCCATTGAAATGAACAACCAATTGTTCAACGTTCAGTCGTCTTCGTATCTGGCGGGCGACGTTGGCTTGCAGGTCAATACGAACTGGGGCGGTGGAAAAACCTTTTTCAGCGGCGAAGGCTTGTTTGTGCTTCAGGTGCAAGGCAGCGGCTTGCTGTTGGTGTCTTCCTTTGGAGCCATTCATCGTAAACGATTGAATTACGGCGAACGCTACGTTGTGGACACGGGGCATCTGGTCGCCTGGGAAGCGCAGATGCCGTATGAACTTCGCCGCGCCGCCCAAGCCGGTTGGCTGCGCAGTCTGGTCAGCGGTGAAGGCATCGTCGCCGAATTTACAGGCCCAGGCGAAATCCTGATTCAGACGCGCAATCTGGCGGCGTTTGCCGGGCTGCTGAAACCATTCTTCCCGTCTCAATCCGGCAGCGGCGGCGGCGTCAATCTGGGAAATCTATTCGGCGAATAA
- a CDS encoding CHAT domain-containing protein — MNEQPLTDFCWIRIRIFGQDADGLYRVEAELDDGSWHKQMMKLGDEEEEELIRRRDLGTRSYGQYLYQLLFMKPPGTDGNLTELSLHDVFQKAWGRTQASELKELRVQLWISEECNELHRIRWERLYVRFDDHWRSLANFEQTPFSRFTRLPIAEPQLNPDDRPLRVLLVVSNPSDLGDDGDDPDALKLAEINVEQEISNFYEAVKDIADIEVSVMPGRTGISDELKAKLKAPKFHLIPGNTTISQIQQQFNHHVLHFLGHGVFERVAAPATAEAAKAAAQPRQRAQRATLLVLENDDGKSNKVSDDLIVDYLVHRGTLPRLVFLSACDTVKFDERNPSPFTGLGPKLVAAGFPAVVAMQDQVPIAMARELVEKFYCNLLSEGVIDLALNRSRLFSFDPDNLLDNWTIPVLFMRTPRGRLFTANKERETLRATLESPTLRQIFKYGPLPLEAVMLVGDQIKSNWENQVLPQQGLMDLHMQLMALLEDYEGKQPMLVAITGQRGTARSTALRWLATCTAQKSLEADSRKQILPIYVDLQKCIPASNAVPPYLSLLAQSLSEFWPGTLTEKEMDKLLNDGKHRFRFFFDHGDDLSEAQRKALTKIINDLLNDYPKYPCFVTQTRGLWDWHTSYVTHLLDVQPLSRRRIIRFLFDSANLEQRLREERGETTESREEQNLRTLRARLEETQLFDLAGMPWMFVQLIKQALNGDFPESRVCVLRDLVEEKVCDVTQRRGQQARALETLYLLAYRMQVSGETVMPIKDSLELFSKVRDNREYQLEEMLDSLVSIDILARAGGDAVRFLYPSYQAYFCAQYLKVQNNPKRWEEITASLGRINNLRRWDDTLTLMAGMMADPKELLEKIAYSTSLKEGEQVFLAARCLLEARLNGNGSKANEALVYVESLVMDALVWRSDSTNEPRSFQRLRAVEALGRFRRLDVMPYLVRVVMKKTRVNSNGREDFEYGGIRQAAGRALRRLLPPREKADPNEEYTAELHKLCPELEEVIQKWIRAGAAEISWLEKRMRQPNPAKKDERKVTVNDALASMAAFALGDLRDDDAHEKLIDAFIDDNTSEVIRWAITDALTTLEPELVMDNAILPLLESGKLDDPIKFGERREQLIYLIGQLRHPEEKARAFVEEVLKSPRNIILQKGRAILAISYLLPPEWKMWKTQFENIVLNEDNIIAKKVSEKSKGFYLRTKALQALAEIGDAETLKRLREKRQQMPTELERVFYSTSEEIIWRNNG; from the coding sequence GTGAACGAGCAACCGTTGACTGACTTTTGCTGGATTCGCATTCGCATTTTCGGCCAGGATGCCGACGGGTTGTATCGCGTCGAAGCTGAGCTTGATGATGGCAGTTGGCACAAACAAATGATGAAGCTCGGCGACGAGGAAGAAGAAGAATTGATTCGCCGTCGCGATCTGGGCACGCGAAGTTACGGGCAATATCTTTATCAACTGTTGTTCATGAAGCCGCCCGGAACGGACGGCAATCTGACTGAATTAAGCCTGCACGACGTGTTTCAGAAAGCCTGGGGACGAACACAGGCCAGCGAACTGAAAGAGTTGCGGGTTCAGTTGTGGATTTCGGAAGAATGCAACGAACTGCATCGAATCCGTTGGGAGCGGTTGTATGTTCGGTTTGATGACCATTGGCGTTCGCTGGCAAATTTTGAGCAAACACCGTTTTCGCGTTTCACGCGGTTGCCGATTGCGGAACCGCAATTGAATCCCGACGACCGGCCGCTGAGGGTGTTGCTGGTCGTTTCCAACCCCAGCGATCTTGGCGATGATGGGGATGATCCGGACGCCCTGAAGCTGGCCGAAATCAATGTCGAACAGGAAATCTCCAACTTTTACGAAGCCGTCAAAGACATCGCTGATATCGAGGTTTCGGTCATGCCCGGACGCACCGGGATCAGCGACGAACTGAAAGCCAAGCTTAAAGCTCCGAAATTTCACCTGATTCCCGGCAACACCACCATCAGCCAGATTCAACAACAGTTCAATCATCACGTGTTGCATTTTCTGGGACACGGCGTTTTCGAGCGTGTTGCCGCTCCGGCGACCGCCGAAGCCGCCAAAGCGGCGGCGCAACCTCGCCAACGCGCGCAGCGTGCGACGCTGTTGGTTCTGGAAAATGACGATGGCAAATCCAACAAGGTTTCTGACGATCTGATTGTGGATTATCTGGTTCATCGCGGAACGTTGCCACGACTGGTGTTTCTGTCGGCTTGCGACACGGTCAAATTCGACGAACGCAACCCCAGCCCGTTCACAGGCCTGGGGCCGAAACTCGTTGCCGCAGGTTTTCCGGCTGTGGTGGCCATGCAGGATCAGGTGCCCATCGCAATGGCGCGAGAGTTGGTGGAAAAATTTTACTGCAACCTGCTCAGCGAAGGCGTGATTGATCTGGCGCTGAATCGTTCGCGCCTGTTTTCCTTTGACCCCGACAATCTGTTGGACAACTGGACGATTCCGGTGCTGTTTATGCGGACACCGCGCGGGCGTTTGTTCACTGCCAACAAAGAGCGCGAAACCCTGCGCGCCACGCTGGAATCGCCAACGTTGAGACAGATTTTCAAATACGGCCCGCTTCCCCTGGAAGCCGTGATGCTGGTTGGCGACCAGATCAAATCGAATTGGGAAAATCAGGTTTTGCCGCAGCAAGGGCTCATGGATTTGCACATGCAGTTGATGGCGTTGCTGGAAGATTACGAAGGCAAACAACCTATGCTGGTCGCCATTACAGGCCAGCGCGGCACGGCTCGTTCAACGGCGTTGCGCTGGTTGGCGACATGCACAGCCCAAAAATCGCTCGAAGCCGATTCCAGAAAACAGATTCTGCCGATTTACGTCGACCTGCAAAAGTGCATTCCTGCTTCCAACGCGGTGCCGCCGTACCTGTCCCTGCTGGCCCAAAGCCTGAGTGAGTTTTGGCCGGGAACGCTGACCGAAAAGGAGATGGATAAATTACTCAACGACGGCAAACATCGGTTCCGGTTCTTTTTCGATCACGGCGACGATCTGTCCGAAGCCCAGCGAAAGGCATTAACCAAAATCATCAACGACCTGCTCAACGATTATCCGAAGTATCCCTGCTTTGTCACGCAAACCCGTGGGTTATGGGATTGGCATACCAGCTACGTCACGCATCTGCTGGATGTGCAACCGCTCAGCCGTCGCCGAATCATCCGGTTTTTGTTCGACAGCGCCAATTTGGAACAGCGGCTGCGCGAAGAGCGAGGCGAAACCACGGAATCGCGCGAAGAGCAAAACCTCCGAACGCTACGCGCCAGGCTCGAAGAAACACAGCTTTTTGATCTGGCAGGAATGCCCTGGATGTTCGTGCAATTGATCAAACAAGCCTTGAACGGTGACTTCCCGGAAAGCCGTGTCTGTGTGTTGCGGGATTTGGTTGAAGAAAAAGTTTGCGACGTCACCCAGCGCAGAGGGCAACAGGCGCGCGCCTTGGAAACGCTGTACCTGTTGGCATACCGGATGCAGGTCAGCGGCGAGACGGTCATGCCGATCAAAGATTCGCTGGAGTTATTTTCCAAAGTCCGCGACAACCGCGAATATCAGTTGGAGGAAATGCTGGACAGTTTGGTGAGCATTGACATTCTGGCGCGCGCAGGGGGAGACGCCGTAAGGTTTTTGTACCCGTCCTATCAGGCGTACTTTTGCGCGCAATACCTGAAAGTGCAGAACAACCCCAAGCGTTGGGAGGAGATCACCGCCAGCCTGGGACGCATCAATAATCTTCGCCGTTGGGATGACACGCTGACCCTGATGGCCGGGATGATGGCGGATCCCAAAGAGTTGCTGGAAAAGATTGCGTATTCGACCTCGCTGAAAGAAGGCGAACAGGTTTTTTTGGCGGCGCGCTGTTTGCTGGAAGCTCGGCTGAATGGCAATGGCAGCAAGGCGAACGAGGCGCTGGTGTATGTTGAGTCACTGGTGATGGACGCATTGGTCTGGCGTAGCGACAGCACGAACGAACCGCGTTCATTCCAACGATTGCGCGCAGTCGAAGCGCTTGGAAGATTCCGAAGGTTGGATGTGATGCCTTATCTGGTTCGGGTGGTGATGAAAAAGACTCGCGTGAATTCCAACGGCAGAGAGGATTTTGAATACGGCGGTATTCGCCAGGCGGCAGGTCGTGCGCTGCGCCGGTTGTTGCCGCCGCGCGAAAAGGCAGATCCGAACGAGGAATACACCGCCGAATTACACAAGCTTTGTCCGGAGTTGGAAGAAGTCATTCAAAAGTGGATTCGCGCAGGAGCCGCCGAAATTTCTTGGCTGGAAAAACGCATGCGGCAACCAAACCCGGCCAAAAAAGATGAACGCAAAGTCACTGTCAACGACGCGCTGGCTTCGATGGCGGCGTTTGCGCTGGGCGATTTGCGGGATGACGATGCGCACGAAAAATTGATTGACGCGTTTATAGATGACAATACTTCGGAAGTCATTCGCTGGGCGATCACAGATGCGTTGACGACATTGGAGCCGGAACTGGTAATGGACAACGCCATTTTACCTTTGCTGGAAAGCGGGAAACTGGACGACCCGATCAAATTCGGGGAGCGCCGCGAACAACTGATTTACCTGATTGGCCAGCTTCGCCATCCGGAAGAAAAAGCGCGCGCGTTTGTCGAGGAGGTGTTGAAATCTCCCCGAAATATCATTTTGCAAAAAGGCCGCGCCATTCTGGCCATCAGTTATTTGCTGCCGCCGGAATGGAAGATGTGGAAAACCCAGTTTGAAAATATCGTGCTCAACGAAGACAACATCATCGCCAAAAAGGTTTCCGAAAAATCAAAAGGCTTTTATCTGCGAACAAAAGCGCTTCAGGCTTTGGCGGAAATCGGCGATGCAGAAACGCTCAAACGGTTGCGCGAAAAACGGCAACAGATGCCCACGGAACTTGAACGAGTGTTTTACAGCACCAGTGAAGAAATCATCTGGCGAAATAACGGATAA
- a CDS encoding Bax inhibitor-1/YccA family protein: MQAERYVRSGSYVGEQLKTDLYSIRGLVIAVFAGLLLMYLGFRALPEESTPLVAKVMCLLSLSIASGGVGAYLARNIRSFIAIIGLFLLAIVGMFVVQAAGGGALAVGLLMGWSGIFGAMCGPMLSYAISEEGPGIVIQSLTGTTAVMIITGIVAMTSGINFSVLGPVLLIGLLGLIVVGLVGMFVRFSRTVNIVYSLFGILVFSGMFLFKFFNLSKSENTWEAAVANALSIYVSFVNFFMMLLRLLMAVKRR; this comes from the coding sequence ATGCAAGCAGAAAGATATGTTCGCTCAGGAAGCTACGTTGGCGAGCAGCTCAAAACCGATCTCTATTCGATTCGAGGTCTGGTGATTGCAGTGTTTGCCGGGTTGCTGCTGATGTATTTGGGATTTCGCGCGCTGCCGGAAGAGAGCACGCCGCTGGTGGCGAAGGTCATGTGCCTGCTCAGCCTTTCGATCGCGTCGGGCGGAGTCGGGGCCTACCTTGCCCGTAACATTCGCAGTTTCATTGCCATCATCGGATTATTCCTTCTGGCAATCGTTGGAATGTTCGTCGTTCAGGCGGCGGGCGGCGGCGCGTTGGCTGTCGGCTTGCTGATGGGATGGAGCGGTATTTTTGGCGCAATGTGCGGCCCTATGCTTTCTTACGCGATTAGCGAAGAAGGTCCCGGCATCGTCATTCAATCACTGACTGGCACGACCGCCGTCATGATCATCACAGGCATTGTCGCCATGACTTCGGGAATTAACTTCTCCGTGTTGGGGCCGGTTCTGTTGATCGGTTTGCTGGGGTTGATCGTCGTCGGACTGGTAGGAATGTTTGTCCGGTTTTCGCGAACGGTCAACATCGTTTACTCGCTGTTTGGCATTCTGGTTTTCTCCGGAATGTTCCTGTTCAAATTTTTCAATTTGAGCAAGAGTGAAAATACCTGGGAAGCCGCGGTCGCCAACGCATTGAGCATTTACGTCTCGTTCGTCAATTTCTTCATGATGCTGTTGCGATTGCTGATGGCAGTGAAGCGACGGTGA
- a CDS encoding leucyl/phenylalanyl-tRNA--protein transferase — MRSRRTAVRRLVTPEQVLLAYQQGYFPMSRGRYGEIDWFMSEPRTVIPLDDRFKVRRSLRQAIKKTECEVRFNSDFPAVIRACARHDEVHPEEVWLSEDMIALYVELHRRRFAHSVEVWQNGQIVAGLYGISLKSAFFGESMFTRIDFGSQIALVALAERLRQRNFKLLDAQMRTPHIAHFGAIDMTHDEYLSRLADAMTEDRKFVD; from the coding sequence ATGCGAAGCAGACGAACAGCCGTGCGGAGACTTGTGACACCTGAACAAGTGCTATTGGCCTATCAACAGGGTTACTTCCCGATGTCGCGCGGTCGGTACGGCGAGATTGATTGGTTTATGTCCGAACCGCGCACGGTCATCCCGTTGGATGACCGGTTCAAAGTGCGCCGGTCGTTGCGCCAGGCCATCAAAAAAACCGAGTGCGAAGTCAGGTTCAATTCGGATTTCCCCGCCGTGATTCGCGCCTGCGCGCGGCACGACGAAGTCCATCCGGAAGAAGTCTGGCTGAGCGAAGATATGATTGCGCTGTACGTCGAATTGCATCGCCGCCGCTTCGCGCATTCCGTCGAAGTTTGGCAAAACGGACAAATCGTTGCGGGCCTGTATGGCATTTCCCTGAAATCGGCGTTCTTCGGCGAATCCATGTTCACGCGCATTGATTTCGGTTCCCAGATCGCGTTGGTGGCGCTGGCGGAACGATTGCGGCAACGGAATTTCAAATTGCTGGATGCGCAAATGCGCACGCCGCACATCGCTCATTTCGGGGCGATTGATATGACGCACGATGAATATCTGTCTAGGCTGGCTGACGCAATGACGGAAGATCGTAAATTTGTGGATTGA
- a CDS encoding M61 family metallopeptidase, translating into MNSFYRNVRLSMFLLAICVVCPNAWAQKNKPKAPPNAAPTVAPAPKPPSLSYVLSFPQPHTHLYEVALTISNVTTLQLDVLLPVWTPGSYLVREYARHVQDFNSTDDAGTLRWKKTDKATWRIEAAGSADKPKTIHVNYRVYANELATQTSHLDATHAYFNGASLFLYVLAVKDQPHRLKIVAPEGWQVASPLALTPDSDGYFTAANYDRLIDSPTEVGKHKLLEFDVRGKRHRVAIWGQYEFDDERLKTDLAKIVETGAQIFGGLPYDHYLFIVHVQPGIGGGTEHLNANVSMTAPQSFSSDRGYKGFLGLESHEYFHHWNVKRIRPVELGPFDYQHENYTRGLWVSEGITSYYGDLILCRAGLISPAEYFAGLAGTISGYERSPGRFKQSAESASFDAWIKQYRPDENSINTAMSYYTKGEILGLLFDLEIRSLTNGAKSLDDVMRLLLEEHGLPKPGFTEAELKATIEKVAGASLTDFWNRFVGGNDEIDFNAYFNKVGLKLEKSYQPGTPYAGSKTDKPGMLGITFRPQGDRVIVSNLFSGSPAYDGGLNTGDELAAIDGKRLSAGNAGELLNDLRAGQRVVLTVFRRERMMTFELMATVKAFDRYTISESKDASDSLKALRKAWLGEK; encoded by the coding sequence ATGAATTCTTTTTACCGGAATGTCCGGTTGAGCATGTTCCTTCTGGCGATTTGTGTTGTTTGTCCGAATGCCTGGGCACAGAAAAATAAGCCCAAGGCGCCGCCCAATGCCGCGCCGACGGTTGCGCCCGCACCCAAACCGCCGAGTTTGAGTTACGTGCTGTCCTTTCCGCAGCCGCACACACATCTGTACGAAGTTGCGCTGACCATCAGCAACGTCACCACGCTGCAGTTGGATGTGTTGCTGCCTGTGTGGACGCCCGGTTCCTATCTGGTCCGGGAATACGCCCGCCACGTTCAGGATTTCAATTCGACGGATGACGCAGGGACGCTTCGCTGGAAAAAGACGGACAAGGCAACCTGGCGAATCGAAGCCGCAGGCTCCGCCGACAAACCGAAAACCATTCACGTCAATTACCGCGTGTACGCCAACGAACTGGCGACGCAAACCAGTCATTTGGATGCAACGCACGCCTATTTCAACGGCGCAAGTTTGTTTCTGTATGTGCTGGCCGTTAAAGATCAGCCGCACCGGCTGAAAATCGTCGCGCCCGAAGGTTGGCAAGTGGCTTCGCCGTTGGCTCTGACGCCGGATTCCGACGGCTATTTCACGGCGGCCAATTACGACCGCCTGATTGATTCGCCGACCGAAGTTGGCAAACACAAACTGCTGGAATTCGACGTGCGCGGCAAACGGCATCGTGTTGCCATTTGGGGGCAGTACGAATTTGACGATGAACGGCTGAAAACCGATCTGGCCAAAATTGTCGAAACCGGCGCGCAGATATTCGGTGGCTTGCCGTATGACCATTACCTGTTCATCGTTCACGTTCAACCGGGCATCGGCGGCGGCACGGAGCATCTGAACGCAAACGTCAGCATGACCGCGCCGCAATCGTTTTCGTCGGATCGCGGGTACAAAGGCTTTCTCGGCCTGGAATCGCACGAGTATTTTCACCACTGGAACGTCAAACGAATTCGCCCCGTCGAGTTGGGGCCGTTCGATTATCAGCACGAAAATTACACGCGCGGATTGTGGGTTTCGGAAGGCATCACCAGCTATTACGGCGATTTGATTTTATGCCGTGCAGGGTTGATCAGCCCGGCGGAGTATTTTGCCGGATTGGCGGGAACCATCAGCGGTTACGAACGAAGTCCCGGGCGATTCAAACAGAGCGCGGAATCGGCCAGTTTCGACGCCTGGATCAAGCAATACCGCCCCGATGAAAATTCCATCAACACGGCGATGAGCTATTACACCAAAGGCGAAATTCTAGGCTTGCTGTTCGACCTGGAAATTCGTTCGCTGACCAATGGCGCAAAATCGCTGGACGACGTCATGCGGTTGTTATTGGAAGAACATGGATTGCCGAAACCCGGTTTCACCGAAGCCGAACTGAAAGCCACCATTGAAAAGGTCGCCGGAGCGAGCTTGACTGATTTCTGGAATCGGTTTGTCGGCGGCAATGACGAAATTGATTTCAACGCGTATTTCAACAAAGTCGGATTGAAGCTGGAAAAAAGCTATCAACCGGGAACGCCCTATGCCGGAAGCAAAACCGATAAACCCGGCATGCTCGGCATCACCTTTCGGCCTCAAGGAGACCGTGTCATTGTCTCCAACTTGTTTTCCGGCTCGCCTGCTTACGATGGCGGTTTGAACACGGGCGACGAACTGGCGGCAATTGATGGCAAACGCTTGAGTGCGGGAAATGCAGGCGAATTGCTGAACGACCTTCGCGCCGGGCAGCGCGTTGTCTTAACCGTGTTTCGGCGAGAACGAATGATGACGTTTGAGTTGATGGCGACAGTCAAAGCCTTTGACCGATATACAATTTCCGAAAGTAAAGATGCCAGCGATTCGCTCAAAGCTTTGCGAAAGGCATGGCTCGGCGAAAAGTGA